The sequence below is a genomic window from Ipomoea triloba cultivar NCNSP0323 chromosome 10, ASM357664v1.
CAACCGATATATCTGACTGTTGTGACCGAGTATATCAGCGGGATCGAGTCTGTTGTGGCTGATTATATCAGCAGGATCGAGTACCATCCCTCCATGAACCCCGGCATAAGGGCCTGTGTGTAATACAGTGTGTGTGCCTGCTGATACACCAGCGCCTGGTCCACCGGTTAGCACACCTCCACCGGTGAGCACAGCTCCGGCAGTCCCTGCTACCGAGCCGACCATACTCTCGGCTAAAGATCCTGGGCCAGGTGCATACAAAGATGGGGGAGCATAATAGCTATGCAAGTGATTTGGAACTCCATCTAAGCGCGAACGTTTTACTTCTTGGGGTTTGAACTTCTTAGATGACTCAGTTTCATCGACTTTTCTCTTTTGGATTGCTTTCTCTGTTGTTTTCTTATTTAACTCAGCAATTTCTTTCTCCAAGCCGGCAATCATCTCGTTGATTTGCCATCCAGGAAGGAGCTTTGCAGGGTCAACATTGTGACTTTCCAAACACTTGACTACTGATTTCAGACCATACAATCGCTTCTTGTTTGATTCATTCTGCAAAAGCATTATTGAACAGCTCAATTAACTTGAAACTAAAAGGAGAATGCCTATAACAAGCTTAATTTTATAATGAACAGAAGATAAGGGCTACTAACCACTGAAGCTGGGGAACCCTGTACTAACTTTTTTCTCTTGTTAGAAGATTCCTTAGATTCTCGtaaaaatgaaatcaaaagTTTCTGAGGATTGATCTGATCCTCGATTCCACAAGTGTAGGCAGTGTCAACAGCATCAACTTCCATCTTACTCTTCACCATCCAGTCAATTActtctgtaaaaaaaaaaattatacaaacaaAAATAGTTAGTCATACCACTTGGATATAACTGTTTGAATACATAAAAAGGAAAAACCATCCAGCTTATTTTGTTGGCAAGGTGAGGGAAGAAAGTCAATGTTGTCAGAGTGTACCAAACATAAACGGAAGTAGGGAGTATATGATAATCAAGAATTGGTTAGCACCAAAATCCAaatccaaaataatataaaaacaattacaaAATGGAACTTCACGTGCATCACCTGCAACTTTAAAattcatatatcatatatgaataatgaataaGTATCTAAAATGAGAAGCCACTTCCAGTAGTAATAATGTCTCCAAGAAAACATCCATCCTCACACAACCACCACGCAGAAGAGCAAGAGATGGAGAAGTAGAAGGAATGGGGTCAAAAacagattttaaaaaatgagcaaAAGGAACCAGGTTTGGAAGGGGACATGAAAGAAACCCTTAAATCCCTAAGACCACTGCCGACACTAAAAGAACCAAGAGAGCAATATTAATAGATGGAGCAACAAGAGGAAGAAAGTAATGATTCAGTATTGGCCGAATCATCAATTTGGACTGTGTTTTGTAAAAAGTTATGATCTGGCATCtatcctttctttcttttttttttttttcagtattttagtattttactaATGTGATTTAAACATCAAACAATTAGCCCAGATTTGGATGGAATGTTTGGTGCCTGTTTGACCTATCCATGTCAGCTTATGACCTGTCCACATTAGTATCTGACCAGCcacatttaattattaaaaaactaattaaacataaataaatatctaCCTATTTCCATCCCACGCCATTCGTGACTGCAtggccacaataatactatcaTCGGTTCCATTATTCATCTGAATCTAGGCATCAACTTATCAATTCACAAAAAGCTACTTGTTCAAAAAGAGAGATTTTACTGAATTCATATATTCTAACAAAATGTGACCTATTATTACACTAAAGAAAGGAACAGAGGTATATATCACAACATAAAACAAAAGTACCTAAGTTACAGAACAAGACTCTAAAAGTTACAACTTtctttttccacaaaagtaagAGTATGAATATCTTTTTTAAATCTCCTTTCAAGTATCAAAGATTTATTAAAACATCAAAGCAGAAAATTTATTTCTAGAGGCAAActtattttataaagaaaaacaatttaaatagaAACATAGTGATGGGCAAAAGGTCACTATTAGCATGGCGAACTCAGGAgagaaatatttcaataagaccaaaaaggaaaagaaaaaaagttctACACAAAAAGTTTTCCAGTAAGGACACAAAATTGCATTTTGGAAAAGCTTTTTGGAgtgtaaataagtaaatataacCCTACCCCTAATGTTTTCTACACAGTGCATAGATGCATACAtgggtgtgtgtgtgggtgtgcgcataaatttttataaaataagtaTTTACAAACCTAAACAATTATTGAAAGGAATACTTGAGTAAGATATAGCCATGCCTTTATAACTCATAAGCTATAATAACTAACAGCTAAGTGTACCAAATATGGAGTATCATTTTACAAACAACTAAAACCATCAATTTGCTAAATGCCTAAATCAGGTTATCCTCAAACAAGACCATAAACGTGTTTTGTCAAACTCTAGGGCAATGCTATATTTGAGAAAGTTGTAaacattgaattaaaaataaataaataaataaaaagaaaggaaGGATTCAGATTGATAATTTTTTGCCAAATTGATCATTCATGCATACAATACAATTGTGAGAAAAGCATAGTTTTGAGATAAATCCCATGTTAGAATATAACATAGGTCACTTCAGGAGAATGAGGATCAGCAAAATCTACAGTTTGCACATCAAATGAAGCTTCCCTTTACTCCCAAAACAGGCAAGCATGGCATGGGAATACTTATATGATTTATGCAACTTagcacatttttatttactgaTATCATCCTTTGGACAGATCTATAATAGCACTATATCCAATTCTCATACAGAGATGTAGAACACATACACAAGCATTTAGTTTGTTTACATGGTTTCCACTGAAGCACAAATCCAGATAACATTTGTAAGTTGCATGGTGTATCATGGTTGAGACATTCAGTGGCAAAGTAATTTAGTGCTATATGTAGCCATGAAGGAATAATTATTAGCTCTCACATGATCTATGTATTTCAATGTCATCAGAAAAAGTAAAGCAGCTCTCAAGCAGTTAGACTGCTTTGACAACCTTAAATATCAGGATTCACCAACCCCACGGTGTACTACTCTATTACACACATTTTAAACCCTTGCTTGAAAATGAATTGGCACATACAGAAGTAGGATTGAGAAATATCTGCCCTGATATGATCAGTGTTTTCATTATAACTTTATCTAGAAAACTCCAATTCATGCCTGATTGGTTTGCAACAAGAATCATGTAGCTTCCCAACAAGTCATAACTTGTTATCAGATTCTTAGTATGTTGGGAGTTATAGAGCTCAAAAGCTTGAATTGGAAGTTGTCTTGGAAGTAGTACTTTCTAGTTTTTATCTTATGTATTCACTTCCCAAATTATGTTCCTTTGACAACTgtgttattattagtatataaatagCTTGTACCTAAGGGGGGAAATGAGGcttgataatatattttgagGACACTGATATCTCTCTCCTTCAATCTTGTGAAGTTGAACCTTTggattttcttttgttatttatgaatcccttttaaatctcgcatATAATTATGAGACAGCAATTTACTAGTCAAAGATCAGCATCAGATAGCAGATGACATGTACAcaagaacaattttttttatctgaCATCCTCTCCATTGATATCTTTAGTATCCATTATCCATACCCATTAGGAGTTTAAAACCAAGCTTCTACTTTGGTGTCCTTGTCACTGGATCCTAGGAAAATTCTCCACAATATCTCAATTCTGGCATAACTAGCTCACCAATctaaaaagtataaaatttaacTAGTACTTTGAGACTAATACTAGTTAAACAGTTAAAGCACATAAATTTATACAAAGCATATTCAAAAACCACAAGAAAACATAAACTTggaaataataacaataaaagacATCAGAATGGAAGATAAACAAAACTTTGCTCGCATAAAGTCAAGGATGAAAGTGTACCAGGAATCTTTGTCATGAGGAAACTTGATTTCCTAAGAGCAGTTTTAATCTCCTTGGCATTACTTGATCGTAACAAATCCCTAAAATCCTCATACCTAAACAATGCTGGAATCCCAAAACACCCAACAAGCAATAGCAAACCGCGAGAATCCATTTTGCTAGCTTTCCCCAAGCCTCCTTCAGTGATCAGCCTCTTTCTCCATGCCACAGCTGCCTGCTCTGCTTCATCCTTCACAGCATTCTCAATCTCAATCCCTTGATCAATTTCCATCAACAAAAAACATTCAAGAATCAACACAGATGCCTCCCTAGCCGGGACCATGGGAGATTTCTTATCAGCAAAAGCCTTACTGCCCTGGAGAAAAAACCTTCCCGAACAGTCTAGCACGAGCCTCCCTGGATTGGGGGCAAGTTTCAATGCCTTAGGAACTTCTTCGCGCAGTTTACTGATTTCAGAGAGCTGCGAAACCATGTACTTCCGGAGCCCACGGCTGTTCATCGTTCGGCAGAGATGTTCGAGTTCCGAGCCACTAGGTTTCGGTTGATTTTCCtcaatgggaaccgaatacgaAGCTTGATTCGCCGGAATAATCGGCAATTCCTCTTGATTAGGTTGTAGCAATTGAGGTGTAACAATGGCCGGTCCCTGTTGCACTATGGAGTCGAGGGCtgtcataatataattcatatggCCCTGTAGCTCGTTACAGCAGCGTTGGAAGGCGGAGAGCGCCGTGGAGAGTCCACGGAGACCGGCGATTGTGTCAGCGGGGCACGAAGGAGGTTGCTCTGACTGTGATTGTGGATTGGATACAGAGCCTTCGAATTGGGCGGTTAGCGGTGGCAATTGTGATTTCTCGGCTTCTGACTCCACCTTTGGCTGAGGAGGAGGCGGAGAAGTAACGCCGGCCGCGGCGGTCGCCGGTTGCGCCATGAGAATTGAAGTGAAATTTGTGAAACCGACGGGGCGTTGCCCTATTTAATGAGGCCTCAGGCGTGAAGACGTTTGATAAGAATTAAGAAACCAATTAACCAAACCCCAATTTGGTAAAATTTACATGGAAACATctatagggtgtgtttggttcccACATGAGAATCATAATTAGAAtcgaaatcaaatacttgataatggtaatagattttggtgaaagtattttacatatttaataGTAGAgtaaaattgaaatgattattgatattgatgtttggttgtatATGACCATATaatggaataaatattttaaaaatacaaaaataaatgtaattgatcataatataataacatccaaagcaacaatataaacaaaaaaatcgtGCGTAGCCCCCGGGGTACCCCTCCCTTTctgatgtaaaaaaaaatattttgacaatGACACTAAATAAACAAGTCAAATCGGTccattttcaataaataaaaaatatttgttttgaaaaataaaataaaaaatgacaaagTGTCAAATTGGTCTCCTAAGTCAGGTGGATAGTGAAATTAGCCCCCTAACCgaatttgacctgataaacaagtaaatttggacttaattgaacaattttaccaaTTTAGGGAGCTTGAATGAAGTTTTTTTCAGTTAGAATGCCTAATTACACTACCCACCCGACATAGGGgaccaatttgacacttttttcctATTAAATTAACCCACATAATTCTTTAAAAGAGGTAATcttatttgtattaattaatttaactaATACCTCTAGATTTAATACCATTTAACATAAATCTAAACGGAGGCCTAtttgtgattaaaaaaaaaaattgaaagtcaagGTACATGTTTTGGCCGAATTGAAAGTCAAGTACTACCAGaagaccatttgtggtattaactccaATTAAATCTATCAATTTGTGATTTTAGGTCCAAGAATCTGTTAAATACCAGTAATAACAACTAACGGGTGAGTGTCTTAGCAAGTTTGTGATGTTATGTTGGGGACTTTGGTGCAGTAGGAATGACTGTGTGTGGAAAGGGGCTAATTTTTACAACCGCGCATTTGTGGTGCATGCAGCGTTATCATTTTGGAGAAATTGGAAGCAGGTCAATGAGTTGAGCGATACATACATACTGCCTAGTAATGTGGTGGATCAATGGAAACCTCCAATCCATGGTCGGTTGAAGTTGAATACGAATGTGGCATTAGATGGATCCAGCTCGGTAATGGGACTTGGTTGGATTATTAAAGATGATGCTGGACGATTTATTGCTGCAAAGTCTGAGTCCATTGTTGGGGTCTTCAATGTTAAAGAAGCCGAGGCAGTAAGCATACGTGAAGCACTTAGTTGGTTGAAGGGGTTGGGCTACGGTGATGTGGACGTTGAAACTAATTCCCAACTCGTATTTCATGCATTATCTTCTGATTCGTTTAGTTCCTCGTTTTGTCTTATTATTGATGATATCAAAGAAACTACTTCTCAGATTCATGATGTagtcttttaatttgttaggcgatctgcgaatcgtgctgCCCATGAGCTTGCTAAGGGAGCCGTTTCTGAGTCcggttgcggggagtggttgGACTCTCCTCCTTTCTTCATTTTGATTtctgatttaatgcattaagtttttatccttaaaaaaaataaaaataaataaaaaaaagtaagatCACACATGGCAATTGActtgacaattttaaaaataaataataataaaatattaatttaaaaaaatgatagcTATGACCAATGACTATGGCTGccatttaaccttttttttttataaataaattattgccCCCTTCTTCGTCGGAGACTGACAAAGAAGGAGGATTCTTCTTCCCTTCTTCCCTCCTTCGTCTCCATTGGAGGCGAAGAATGAGGGAAGAACAAGATGACAACCATGGACGTCGGTCATGATTgtcatttaatatttttttaaaataaattatcacaCGACACTTTTTTTTCTCCTTCGTTTGAAGGAGGCAAGAAGAAAATGGCATGTCATGGTTGtcatcttttttaatttaatattaatattttattattatttgtttttataaaatgtCAAATCAGCTGTCAGATATGATTTTACATGCTATTACTAGTAATTAATTGATCATTTGATAGGTCAAAATTGTCTTACCaagtaaacaaagaaaatttttttttttatgaaaaataaaataccaaTGTTTGGCAAAGAAAACTCTTTCCTAGGAATGTTTGGCAAAGAAAACATCTTTTTTAATTCCTTTGaaaaatgaattccatgaactaaacaagaaaaaaaaaaacattttcctcaaattttagGAAGCTGACTTCCTTGAAAAATCAAACATGCTCTAAGGGTCcatttaaaaactcaaaaaatgacttccataCATTATTTTCGAATTTCCAGTGTttcaaaattattgaaaaataaagttagcgaaatatatttatttcagaaagataaaaaatgactcatttggatgaaaaatgtttttgagATTTTTACTCaagatatttttaatattcttaTCTCACGTTCAGTTCTCATCGTGTCAAATGAGCGAGTTGGTCCTCTATATTATTACTAGTTATAATGCGCGCATTGCAATATCAAATTTATGCCCAACACGAAAATTATGAGTATTGTTGCAATAGAGAAGTAGTAAAAATGAGTATTgttgtaaataattataatagaaaataaaaataatgtcttaacaatttttctattaaaataaattaagtcttCTTAATATGATATTGATGAGTCAGtaaaacttattatatatattatgcatgtatgccataataataataataataatgatgatactTTTTTATAGACACATTTTTTTGTCAAACTACATCCCATTCCAAAATACATTCTAAAATTTTGAGGCAATTAAAAGCCTACTTGAAAGAGTCAAcagtactttaaaaaaaaaaatttgcttgtggtctagtggcactcggttgcactctcatatgaaaagggagtggatttgagccttagtgaaggccatattttcttttttttttgataaaggAAGAGGGAAAAATCCCGGGGAGAAAAACTACAAAGGAACTATCTCCCGATGAACGGGGAGCCGCCTATAAAAACCAGCCCCAACATGATCTTCGAACAACAGTACCCTCAGATCACTTGGAGCTTCCACGAGCTGGTGAAGGCCAATAGGTTGGCTTAGGGCCTTCTTAGCAAGATAATCCGCTATACGATTCTGTTCCCTGTAAACATGAATAAAAACGATCTGCTCAAACCTACTCGCTTCTGTGCGGCACCGGTGCACAATATTGGCAATATTGCCATGACCCCGAAGAGTGTTCTGTAGTAGCTCGATCAGGTGTTGAGAGTCGCATTCCACAGCTAGTCGGCGAACTCTCAACCTTGACGCCATGAGCAAACCTTGCAGAATTCCCCAAGCTTCAGCCACAATTGGAGAGCAACAACCAATCTTGTATTGAAAACCGTCAATCCAATTCCCAGCATGATCCCGCAAAACACCCCCACAGCCAGCCATCCCCGTAGTTGTCGAGCAACTTCCGTCAACATTCAACTTATGCCATCCAAGCTGAGGTTTCGACCAAGACAAGAGAGCCATAGACACTAGGAGCTGCTGCGACGTCGGATGAACATGTTTGGCAAACGCGGCCGCCATCTCCGCCTCCTTCTGGGTAATCCACAACAGCTTCTGATCGAGAGTAAGTCTACATCCACTAAAAAGGGCCTCATTGCGccacttccaaatccaccagAGCCGGACAGCGAAAAGGGGAGGCCAACCGGTTGGGAGGCCAAGTGAAGTATCACCCCTTACATTCACCCGTAGCCACATGTCCCAGTCGAGGCGATCAAGCTTAACAAGAACACGAGGATGCAAACTTGCGCTCCAAATGTCCTTCACCGCCGGACAACAGCGAAACAGGTGGTCCCTGTCTTCCCGCTCACCTGCACAAAACGCACAAAAAACATTAGACGTGAGATGTCGCCGTGCGCGCTCAACATTAGTCATAACACAGTTGTGCTTAAGCAGCCACATAAAGAAACAAATCCGATAAGGCACTTTGATCTTCCAAATACGCAACCAATCCTCGGCCACCCCTAGCTGGGTCGAAGGAATAATATTAGCATATGTAGAAGCCACCGAGAAATTCCCATCTGGTTCAAATAACCACCTGACACCGTCACCCTCGGAAGTATCCATAATTAACGTGTACGCTGCCAGCTTCTCCAGAATTGTCAAGGGGAGAAGATTTTGGAGATATTCCCATTTCCAACCTCTACCTTCTTCCCAGTACTCATCAACCGTAGCATACAGGGTTGGAAGGCTAAGAGGAACGCTAAGGAGCTGTTGTAGCGGGTATGGAGCAATCCATCTATCCATCCAAAAACGAGTGGTTCGCCCGTTCACAACAGCCTTACAAGTACCTGCTTCAAGATACGGTGTCGCCGCAATAAGTCCTTTCTAAACATTTGACGATGACGCAGAGCGACCGTTCTTATATTTACCAGTTAAGATCCGGGACCAAAGAGCATCATTTTCATGATGTAGATGCCACCCCAATTTGACCATGAACGCTAAGTTCAGCTCCTGGAGCTTACGAATACCAAGACCACCAGTCACCTTAGGGCTAGCTACCGTATCCCATTTAACGAGATGCAGCCTGTAATTGGGGTTCTTAGGGCTGTCATTGCCCCAAATAAAACGACGCATGGTTTTCTCAATCGATAGGCAGATGCCTTTTGGTAAAACTGTTGTTTGCATCGTGTACGACGGAATAGCATTGAGCACAGATTGAGCAAGCGTTACACGACCTGCCATAGAGAGAGTTTTTGCACGTCATCCATCCAGGCGATTATTGATTCTGTTCAACAAAGCAGCGTAGGATTTGCAAGTCACTCTCCCATGGATGGATGGCACCCCGAGATACTTACCAAGATCAGTCGTCATTTCGAAATTGAACCGGTTAGAAACCTCCCTGGCAAGATCAGGGTCCGtattttttgagaataaaatcTAGGACTTAGCATAGCTAACTCTCTGTCCCGAAACCTCACAAAAGCGAGATAGGCAGTCTTGGATAACAGCAACCTGCTCAATAGAAGC
It includes:
- the LOC116032554 gene encoding protein FRIGIDA, which gives rise to MAQPATAAAGVTSPPPPQPKVESEAEKSQLPPLTAQFEGSVSNPQSQSEQPPSCPADTIAGLRGLSTALSAFQRCCNELQGHMNYIMTALDSIVQQGPAIVTPQLLQPNQEELPIIPANQASYSVPIEENQPKPSGSELEHLCRTMNSRGLRKYMVSQLSEISKLREEVPKALKLAPNPGRLVLDCSGRFFLQGSKAFADKKSPMVPAREASVLILECFLLMEIDQGIEIENAVKDEAEQAAVAWRKRLITEGGLGKASKMDSRGLLLLVGCFGIPALFRYEDFRDLLRSSNAKEIKTALRKSSFLMTKIPEVIDWMVKSKMEVDAVDTAYTCGIEDQINPQKLLISFLRESKESSNKRKKLVQGSPASVNESNKKRLYGLKSVVKCLESHNVDPAKLLPGWQINEMIAGLEKEIAELNKKTTEKAIQKRKVDETESSKKFKPQEVKRSRLDGVPNHLHSYYAPPSLYAPGPGSLAESMVGSVAGTAGAVLTGGGVLTGGPGAGVSAGTHTVLHTGPYAGVHGGMVLDPADIISHNRLDPADILGHNSQIYRLHGDTALYDRIGSHIHAYMPSSSLESSIALRAAAAAAVGGPGRTAASDPYQHPDAVETEVYRSNSVRAAGGVPAHHTSYML
- the LOC116033287 gene encoding uncharacterized protein LOC116033287 encodes the protein MLCWGLWCSRNDCVWKGANFYNRAFVVHAALSFWRNWKQVNELSDTYILPSNVVDQWKPPIHGRLKLNTNVALDGSSSVMGLGWIIKDDAGRFIAAKSESIVGVFNVKEAEAVSIREALSWLKGLGYGDVDVETNSQLVFHALSSDSFSSSFCLIIDDIKETTSQIHDVVF